GCCAAGATCGCTCCGCAAGATCCCGAGCCCGAATTCGTCGACATCAACGGCAGGAACGAAGTGGTGCTGAGCCTCCAGGAGAACAACCACATCGTCATCGCCGATCTGGTTAGCGGCAAGGTCACTGCTCATTTCAGCGCCGGCACGGTTGATCTGAGCAATATAGACACCGAGAAGGACGGCGTCATTTCGCTCGATGGCAGGAAGGAGGCCGTTCCGCGCGAGCCCGACGCAGTGCATTGGATCGACGATGAGCGCTTCGTCACCGCCAATGAAGGCGATCTCGATAGCGGCAGCCGCGGCTTCACCATCTTCAAGAAGGACGGCACCGTCGATTATGAAAGCGGCGTCGCTTTCGAGCATCAGCTGGTGCGGCTCGGCCATTACCCCGAGAAACGCAACAAGAAGGGTGTCGAGCCGGAAGGCGCCGAAGTGGCGACCTTCGGCAACGACCGCCTGATCTTCATCGGCTCGGAGCGCGGCTCGCTGGTGGGCGTCTATAAGGACGAAGGCACAGGCTCGGCCCCGACCTGGCTGCAGGCACTGCCCGGCGGCATCGGCCCGGAAGGCCTTCTTGCCCTACCGGAGCGAAAGCTCTTCGTCACGGCGTCCGAGACCGATCTGCGCGAGGACGGACTCATCGGCTCCGTCGTGACGATCTATGAGCGGCGCGAGGGCGAAGCCAGCTATCCGACGCTCGTCTCAGCCGATGACGCCAACGGCCTGCCGCTGCCCTGGGCGGCGATATCCGGCACGATCGCCGATGCCAGGGAGCCGGGCAAGCTCCATGCGGTCACCGACAGCGCCTTCAAGCAGGGCCGCATCCTCACCATCGACGCGTCGACGAAGCCGGCGGTGATCACGGGCGCCCTCACCGTCAGCAAGGGCGGCGAGCCGGCGAAGCTGCTCGATCTCGAAGGCATCGCCCTTTCCGCCGATGGCGGCTTCTGGCTCGCGTCCGAGGGCAATCCCGAACGCGAAAAGGACAAGACCCAGTCCATGCTGATCAAGACCGATGCCAAGGGCGCAATCGTCGATGAGATCGCCATCCCCGACGCTCTCGCCCAAGGGGCCACCCGCTTCGGCTTCGAGGGCGTGGCAGTCACCGGCTCAGGTGCCGATGAGACGATCTGGCTCGCCGTGCAGCGCGAATGGCAGGACGATCCCAAGGGTTTCACCAAGCTTCTGGCGTACAAGCCGGCCGACAAGAGCTGGGGAGCGGTTCATTATCCCCTCGACAAGACGGAGAAGGGCTGGGTCGGCCTCTCCGAGATTACCGCGGTGCCGGGCGGCCTCGTGGTGATCGAGCGCGACAACCAGGTCGGCCGCGACGCCAGGATCAAGAAACTCGTTTTCGTAAGCCTTGAGGGCGTCACCCCTGCCCCGCTCGGCGGCGCGCTGTCGGTCGTCGCCAAGAAGGAACTGCGCGACCTCCTGCCCGATCTCGATGCGCCCAAGGGCTTCGTGCTCGACAAGGTGGAGAGCTTCGCCGTCGATGCGGCGGGCGATGCTTACATCATCACCGACAATGACGGCGTCGACGATCATTCCGGCGAGACGCAGTTCATTGG
This genomic stretch from Nordella sp. HKS 07 harbors:
- a CDS encoding esterase-like activity of phytase family protein — encoded protein: MLRPIIKTTLAAALLSGTALASNATEVFNRIATFHVVDNLPQGADPAKSTVAEIITATADGKTLVYTDSPGERIGIIDIADASTPKPAGTVALKGEPTSTVIVGNTALVGVVTSKSKAEPSGHLAIVDLARKEVALTCDLGGQPDSLAKSADGKVLAIAIENERDEEVNEGAIPQLPGGTLISFAVNEDGSVDCAAKTVIDVSGLAKIAPQDPEPEFVDINGRNEVVLSLQENNHIVIADLVSGKVTAHFSAGTVDLSNIDTEKDGVISLDGRKEAVPREPDAVHWIDDERFVTANEGDLDSGSRGFTIFKKDGTVDYESGVAFEHQLVRLGHYPEKRNKKGVEPEGAEVATFGNDRLIFIGSERGSLVGVYKDEGTGSAPTWLQALPGGIGPEGLLALPERKLFVTASETDLREDGLIGSVVTIYERREGEASYPTLVSADDANGLPLPWAAISGTIADAREPGKLHAVTDSAFKQGRILTIDASTKPAVITGALTVSKGGEPAKLLDLEGIALSADGGFWLASEGNPEREKDKTQSMLIKTDAKGAIVDEIAIPDALAQGATRFGFEGVAVTGSGADETIWLAVQREWQDDPKGFTKLLAYKPADKSWGAVHYPLDKTEKGWVGLSEITAVPGGLVVIERDNQVGRDARIKKLVFVSLEGVTPAPLGGALSVVAKKELRDLLPDLDAPKGFVLDKVESFAVDAAGDAYIITDNDGVDDHSGETQFIGLGKLNLPM